Proteins encoded within one genomic window of Herpetosiphonaceae bacterium:
- a CDS encoding FmdB family zinc ribbon protein, with protein sequence MPTYVYGCDACGHQFEQFQKFSDEPIRTCPRCAKNVRRIFQPAGIVFKGSGWHITDYKRSGSGGSAGNGESTAVTNGEKTTESKTTESKSNTASAPASDAA encoded by the coding sequence ATGCCGACCTACGTGTATGGCTGTGATGCGTGCGGGCATCAATTCGAGCAGTTTCAAAAGTTCTCTGACGAGCCAATCCGCACTTGTCCACGCTGTGCCAAGAATGTTCGTCGGATTTTCCAGCCAGCAGGGATCGTGTTTAAAGGATCGGGCTGGCATATCACAGACTATAAACGATCCGGGTCCGGCGGTAGTGCCGGCAACGGCGAGAGCACAGCCGTTACGAACGGCGAGAAGACGACTGAGAGCAAGACGACCGAGAGCAAAAGCAATACGGCATCCGCCCCTGCCAGCGATGCGGCTTAA